One region of Sulfurisphaera ohwakuensis genomic DNA includes:
- a CDS encoding NAD(P)/FAD-dependent oxidoreductase, which yields MPKVLVLGARFGGLTAAYTLKRLVGKAADIKVINNSRFTYFRPALPHVSVNYMDVEQLKIDLAQALPEKGIQFQEGIVLKIDARNNKVIYRKADGSETEEEYDYVIVAIGAHLATELVKGWDQYGYSVCEPEYAVKTRERLMNWQGGNIAIGSGFFYQGHNPAPNVPKNFVPNADAACEGPVFEMSLMLSGYFKKKGVWNKTKITVFSPGEYLSDLSPASRKTVAEIYKSMGIELVHNFKIKEIREHEIVSEDGKTIPSDLTILIPPYTGNPALKNSTPDLVDDGGFIPTDLNMVSIKYDNVYAVGDANSLTVPKLGYLAVQTGRIAAQHLARRLGFNVKIDKYYPTIVCVADNPYENFAIAVKDDTWYGGSVSEAIPSTANHLKKELFTKYFLWTKGDMALEKFLASW from the coding sequence ATGCCAAAAGTTTTAGTTTTGGGTGCAAGGTTCGGAGGTTTAACAGCAGCATACACATTAAAAAGATTAGTCGGAAAGGCCGCAGATATCAAAGTAATAAATAACAGTAGATTTACTTATTTTAGACCAGCATTACCTCATGTATCGGTTAATTATATGGACGTTGAACAACTAAAAATTGATTTAGCACAAGCGTTACCAGAAAAGGGTATTCAATTCCAAGAAGGCATTGTACTTAAGATAGACGCTAGAAATAATAAAGTAATATATAGGAAAGCCGATGGTTCAGAGACAGAAGAAGAGTACGATTATGTTATTGTTGCAATAGGTGCTCATTTAGCTACTGAATTGGTTAAAGGTTGGGATCAATATGGCTATAGCGTATGTGAACCAGAATATGCTGTAAAAACGAGAGAAAGATTAATGAATTGGCAAGGTGGTAATATAGCAATAGGATCTGGATTCTTTTATCAGGGACACAATCCAGCTCCAAATGTTCCAAAGAACTTTGTTCCTAATGCAGATGCAGCATGCGAAGGACCAGTATTCGAAATGAGTCTAATGTTGTCTGGGTATTTTAAGAAGAAAGGAGTATGGAATAAGACTAAAATTACAGTATTCTCTCCTGGTGAATACTTATCAGACCTATCACCAGCATCAAGAAAGACCGTAGCTGAAATTTATAAGAGCATGGGAATTGAACTAGTTCACAATTTCAAGATTAAGGAGATCAGAGAGCATGAAATTGTAAGTGAGGATGGAAAGACTATTCCCTCTGACTTAACAATATTAATTCCACCATATACTGGGAATCCTGCACTAAAGAATTCAACTCCAGATTTAGTTGATGATGGTGGTTTCATACCCACGGATTTAAACATGGTCTCCATTAAATACGATAATGTATATGCAGTTGGTGACGCTAACTCATTAACAGTTCCAAAATTAGGTTACTTAGCGGTTCAAACTGGAAGAATTGCTGCACAACATTTAGCTAGGAGATTAGGGTTCAACGTAAAGATTGACAAATATTATCCGACAATCGTATGTGTAGCAGATAACCCATACGAGAATTTTGCAATTGCAGTTAAAGATGATACATGGTATGGTGGAAGTGTAAGTGAAGCAATACCTTCAACCGCAAATCACTTAAAGAAGGAATTATTCACAAAGTACTTCCTCTGGACTAAAGGAGATATGGCACTAGAGAAGTTCTTAGCGAGCTGGTGA
- a CDS encoding aldo/keto reductase encodes MYDVKKFKYFTVSSLAFGTWRIGGGYWYASHDKDNEWISIIKRAIELGITLIDTAEMYGNGHAEELVGQAIRSFDREQLFIVSKVWPSHANYEKVLKSAKNSSKRLGTYVDLYLLHAPPRVPICQTMKAFEKLVDDGIIRFFGLSNFDVKGIESAKQCLSKYELVAIQNHYSLLDRRDERSVLAYAERNDLMYMAYTPLENGILSKNEFLANIGKKYNKTATQVALNWYISRNNLVPIVKASKTNHVEENAGAMGWRLSEEDWKAIDNHFRERNYLLDKFISALKSMRPWT; translated from the coding sequence ATGTATGATGTGAAAAAATTTAAATATTTTACAGTATCATCGCTAGCGTTTGGAACATGGCGAATTGGTGGGGGCTACTGGTATGCTTCTCACGATAAGGATAATGAATGGATAAGTATTATAAAAAGGGCAATAGAGTTAGGTATAACTTTAATTGACACGGCAGAAATGTACGGTAATGGCCATGCTGAGGAACTTGTTGGCCAAGCAATAAGAAGTTTTGATAGAGAGCAATTATTTATAGTATCTAAAGTATGGCCTAGCCACGCTAATTATGAAAAGGTCTTAAAATCTGCTAAGAATAGTTCAAAAAGATTAGGAACATATGTAGATCTTTACTTATTACATGCTCCACCGAGAGTTCCAATATGCCAAACTATGAAAGCTTTTGAAAAGTTAGTCGATGATGGTATAATAAGATTTTTTGGTTTAAGTAATTTTGACGTAAAAGGAATAGAAAGTGCCAAACAATGCTTAAGCAAATATGAGTTGGTAGCTATTCAAAATCATTACAGTCTATTAGACAGAAGAGATGAAAGAAGTGTTTTAGCTTATGCTGAGAGAAATGATTTAATGTACATGGCTTACACTCCACTAGAAAACGGAATATTATCTAAAAATGAATTCCTTGCCAATATAGGTAAGAAATATAATAAAACTGCTACTCAAGTAGCATTAAATTGGTACATATCGCGTAATAATCTAGTACCTATAGTGAAAGCATCTAAGACAAATCATGTAGAAGAAAACGCAGGAGCAATGGGCTGGAGGCTGTCTGAAGAAGATTGGAAGGCGATAGATAATCATTTTAGGGAGAGAAATTATCTTCTAGATAAGTTTATTAGTGCGTTGAAGTCTATGCGACCATGGACCTAA
- a CDS encoding APC family permease, translated as MEKSHLFVRESSGLIKQVNFLDVIMLNIGNMSAGLALFTSITPYVQPGSNLLIATLIGFLFALPQAYIYTYFVTKIPRTGGDYVWISRILNGGIGTVMALSLMIESLAYFALTAFFASSAIQTVFSEIGTINSNQGLINLGSILTQPIYSFILGFVIFAIIITINIVRAKWGYSLISILGIVSLSTTIIAMGVILANTSDFVTKSSEVISALGGSVASYSGPSFSWGATLFMLPFLALYTFPWMQAGPAIAAEIKGKNSLKYNVFISLILTFIIVTAGYGVMYYAGGYNFVTAQYINNGFIFTFWTAAIGLAGNEILQWIIGIGLITWEVFILAYGAIVFSRYIFAMAFDRVLPSVLTNVTKNGSPIFTHLLDLFATGFFLGVIVFIGSQNALALYGATVLGALYFLIVSIAGIVHGIKNNVTQLVPIGVITAGYFSYLTYVSATNPDFGFVNSNGAPNPITLAFVIGTLVFSIVVFVVSYLYNKKKGIDLNMIYKEIPPE; from the coding sequence ATGGAAAAATCACATCTTTTCGTAAGAGAGAGTTCGGGGCTAATCAAACAAGTAAACTTCCTCGATGTCATTATGTTAAATATAGGAAATATGTCGGCCGGTTTGGCATTATTCACTTCAATTACTCCTTATGTTCAACCCGGTTCTAATTTACTTATAGCCACTTTAATAGGATTTTTATTCGCCTTACCACAAGCTTATATTTACACCTATTTTGTAACTAAAATTCCAAGAACTGGTGGAGATTATGTTTGGATTTCTAGAATACTTAATGGTGGTATAGGTACTGTAATGGCATTATCACTAATGATTGAGTCATTAGCGTATTTCGCTTTAACAGCATTTTTCGCATCATCAGCAATTCAGACAGTATTTAGCGAGATTGGAACAATAAATTCAAACCAGGGGCTTATAAATCTAGGTAGTATATTGACTCAACCAATCTACTCATTTATTTTAGGTTTTGTAATATTCGCCATAATTATAACTATTAATATCGTAAGGGCAAAATGGGGTTATTCACTAATATCTATATTAGGAATTGTTTCACTCTCAACAACTATTATTGCGATGGGTGTAATTTTAGCTAATACAAGCGATTTTGTGACAAAAAGTAGTGAGGTTATTTCGGCATTAGGTGGAAGTGTTGCCTCATATTCTGGACCATCTTTTAGTTGGGGGGCAACACTATTTATGTTACCATTCTTAGCTCTGTATACATTCCCATGGATGCAGGCTGGTCCAGCTATTGCAGCAGAAATTAAGGGTAAAAATTCGCTAAAGTATAACGTGTTTATAAGTCTTATTTTAACGTTTATAATAGTAACAGCTGGTTATGGTGTAATGTATTATGCTGGTGGATATAATTTTGTAACTGCTCAGTATATTAATAATGGTTTTATCTTCACTTTCTGGACTGCCGCAATAGGTCTTGCAGGTAATGAGATTTTACAATGGATAATTGGGATTGGACTAATTACTTGGGAAGTATTCATATTAGCATATGGTGCAATAGTTTTCTCAAGATACATATTTGCAATGGCCTTTGATAGAGTACTCCCATCCGTGCTAACGAACGTAACTAAAAACGGTAGCCCTATCTTTACCCATTTGCTAGATCTATTTGCTACTGGATTCTTCTTAGGGGTTATAGTATTTATAGGGTCGCAAAATGCATTAGCTTTATACGGAGCAACTGTTTTAGGAGCTTTATATTTCTTGATAGTTAGTATTGCGGGTATTGTTCATGGGATTAAAAATAATGTAACCCAATTAGTACCTATTGGAGTTATCACCGCGGGTTATTTCTCGTATCTGACCTATGTCTCAGCAACTAACCCAGATTTCGGTTTCGTAAATAGTAACGGTGCGCCAAACCCAATAACTTTAGCTTTCGTGATAGGAACACTGGTATTTTCTATCGTAGTATTTGTAGTCTCCTATTTATATAATAAGAAGAAAGGAATAGATCTTAACATGATTTATAAAGAAATTCCTCCAGAGTAA
- a CDS encoding DUF1641 domain-containing protein produces the protein MEELQLDKLLSEENLSTLNKLLSIFSEAENKYGLLSLVEGAVSDEELIGKVLNSVVTDTTLNLLQKWNNITKMLETLSDEETLGTFLQTLDLMKLLNKSGILDPIKGILQDEETLGKVMSALVNDNTLNLLSNWNNLLKLLEVVSREDVINNVSELMDLYNKLKSLGLIDVLKGIAEDEDTIGKVMNGIVNDFTMNLLAHWNEIINDLSKFDLTNFKYYTLLINETGEALKEEKIERITHWWQFLGLLKDPEIQVGLGVVIAVLRHIGKYHMKYIDQNHSTTS, from the coding sequence ATGGAAGAGTTACAACTTGACAAACTTTTATCAGAAGAGAACTTATCAACATTAAATAAACTACTTTCAATTTTTTCTGAAGCAGAAAATAAATATGGTTTACTTTCATTGGTTGAAGGTGCTGTTAGTGATGAAGAATTAATAGGAAAGGTACTAAATAGTGTGGTTACTGATACTACCCTAAATCTATTGCAGAAATGGAATAACATAACTAAAATGTTAGAAACTTTAAGCGATGAAGAAACGCTAGGAACTTTTTTGCAGACACTTGATTTAATGAAACTTCTTAACAAGAGTGGGATATTAGATCCTATAAAAGGGATTTTACAAGATGAAGAAACGCTAGGAAAAGTGATGTCAGCATTAGTTAATGATAATACGCTTAATTTACTCAGTAATTGGAATAACTTATTAAAACTTCTTGAGGTAGTTTCTAGGGAAGATGTAATAAATAACGTAAGTGAATTGATGGACTTATATAACAAGTTAAAGTCTCTCGGATTAATAGATGTTTTGAAGGGAATTGCTGAAGATGAAGATACTATTGGTAAAGTTATGAATGGAATAGTTAATGATTTTACAATGAATCTTTTAGCTCATTGGAATGAGATTATTAATGACCTAAGTAAATTTGACTTAACTAACTTTAAGTACTATACTCTTTTAATTAACGAAACTGGTGAAGCATTAAAAGAAGAAAAAATAGAAAGGATTACGCATTGGTGGCAATTTCTAGGACTATTAAAAGATCCAGAAATTCAAGTAGGTTTAGGGGTTGTAATTGCAGTATTAAGACATATAGGAAAATACCATATGAAATATATTGATCAAAATCATTCTACTACTTCATAA
- a CDS encoding AAA family ATPase, giving the protein MKDIFDRENEISLLKNSLDSPLIVIMGLRRTGKTSLVRSVLNEEKVTYIFLDMRRFENKEYIVYKDFIQVLEKEINRIVKKNRDLISHLQIRGVQIMGISVNFSWGRDKVELSDIFSSLNDWGEEKGKTVYIVIDEAQELIKLKGYNVLYSIAYAFDNLKKLNFIITGSEVRVKDKFLKLQDEESPLFGRTHIEINIKPFDKETAIRFLEEGFREQRINFEDKERVYDILGGNPGWLTYFGYVYIKTKDEEKAIVNTKKYAKKLLSREFCNFLKEGGRDKRRYVKVIETCKEGCRWKDIKNSLEALEGREINDGTVRDIVNNLLEYSFLIKEDKEYIIADKLLGEISDLRC; this is encoded by the coding sequence TTGAAAGATATCTTTGACAGAGAAAATGAAATCTCATTACTTAAAAATTCACTAGACTCTCCTTTAATTGTTATAATGGGATTAAGGAGAACTGGAAAAACATCTTTGGTTAGATCTGTTTTAAATGAGGAAAAAGTTACTTATATTTTCCTTGATATGAGAAGATTTGAAAATAAGGAATATATTGTATATAAGGATTTTATTCAAGTATTGGAAAAGGAGATAAATAGAATTGTAAAGAAAAATAGAGATCTCATATCACATCTCCAGATACGAGGAGTACAAATCATGGGGATTTCGGTAAATTTTAGTTGGGGAAGAGATAAAGTGGAACTTTCAGATATCTTCTCCTCTCTAAATGATTGGGGTGAAGAAAAAGGTAAAACAGTATATATAGTAATTGATGAAGCACAAGAATTGATAAAGCTTAAAGGCTATAACGTCCTCTATTCAATAGCCTATGCTTTTGATAATTTAAAGAAACTCAACTTCATAATAACCGGGTCTGAAGTAAGAGTAAAGGATAAATTTTTAAAACTCCAAGACGAAGAATCTCCACTTTTCGGAAGAACTCACATAGAAATTAATATAAAACCTTTTGATAAGGAAACTGCAATAAGATTTTTGGAAGAAGGATTTAGAGAACAAAGGATAAATTTCGAAGATAAAGAGAGGGTATACGACATTCTAGGAGGAAATCCTGGATGGCTAACTTATTTTGGTTACGTTTATATAAAAACTAAAGATGAGGAGAAGGCAATAGTCAATACCAAAAAGTACGCTAAAAAACTCCTTTCCAGGGAGTTTTGTAATTTCCTAAAAGAGGGAGGAAGAGATAAGAGAAGGTATGTGAAAGTTATAGAAACATGTAAGGAAGGATGTAGATGGAAGGATATTAAAAACTCTCTGGAAGCTTTAGAAGGTAGGGAAATAAATGACGGAACAGTGAGAGATATCGTGAATAATTTATTAGAATACTCCTTTCTAATCAAGGAGGATAAAGAATATATAATTGCAGACAAATTATTGGGAGAAATCTCTGATTTAAGATGTTAA
- the cutA gene encoding glyceraldehyde dehydrogenase subunit alpha encodes MYVGQRVKRKEDLKLITGTGRYIDDIEISGNLYIAILRSNVSHAKLKKIEYNDALKLNGVYGVITGLTIPVENRPRNFPMAKDEILYMGQPIAAVLAKDRYVAVDALDYISYDYEELPAVIDPEEAINNKVKAIENYDNVIYKKTYSGGNAEEAYEKSDVKIEEKLVISRVYAAPMEPRGLVVDYQQDRLTVYASTQSPHYMRSFLLSAFGDKINDIRVIQADVGGAFGSKLFPYPEDYIAVFAALTYKRPVKLINTRRDDILSTYHSRGQIHKVKVGASKDGKINSIIDDLIIDLGAAWHGTYLADIPATLITGPYDIKNAKVNVFGVLTNKTPLDQYRGAGRPEAAFVYERIMDIVADELKIDPIELRRKNLIQSTPYKNVMGLTYDSGDYNALLTKAESYYREMEQRAEELRKQGRKVGVGLSFYIEQNNFGPWESASVRLLSNGKVEVVIGAAPHGQGTATGIAQIVADELEINIDDVEVTWGDTDKISNAFGTYGSRSLTLAGNAALLATRKLKENIMKLAAQFMKSDVEELQYKDGKVFNPKTGKSMTLKEIARKVTSNLGGVWRYKAEPTLEATASFGFDNYTFPYGSHIAMVEVTEEGVIKVLDYVAIDDIGVVVNPMLAEGQVHGGVIQGFGETVLEQIVYDNNGNLLTSTFADYLIPSAIESFNMKWFYMEIGKSSAPLPAKGIGEGATIGAPPALIRAIERAIGKRLTTLPIKMEELSK; translated from the coding sequence GTGTACGTTGGTCAACGCGTTAAAAGAAAAGAAGACCTTAAATTAATAACCGGAACTGGTAGATATATTGATGATATAGAAATTTCAGGGAATCTTTATATAGCAATTTTAAGAAGTAATGTTTCTCATGCTAAATTAAAGAAAATAGAGTATAATGATGCATTAAAATTGAACGGTGTTTATGGAGTAATAACCGGTTTAACAATTCCAGTTGAGAATAGACCAAGAAACTTTCCGATGGCAAAAGACGAAATCTTGTATATGGGACAACCTATAGCAGCCGTTCTGGCTAAAGATAGGTACGTTGCTGTTGATGCTCTTGATTATATTTCATATGATTATGAAGAATTACCAGCCGTTATAGACCCAGAAGAAGCTATAAATAATAAGGTAAAAGCTATAGAGAATTACGATAATGTAATTTATAAGAAGACTTATTCTGGTGGAAATGCCGAAGAAGCTTATGAAAAATCTGACGTAAAAATTGAGGAGAAATTAGTAATTTCAAGGGTTTACGCCGCACCGATGGAACCTAGAGGATTAGTGGTAGATTATCAACAAGATAGATTAACAGTATATGCCTCTACACAATCTCCACACTACATGAGATCATTCTTACTTTCAGCATTCGGAGATAAGATAAATGATATTAGAGTTATTCAAGCAGATGTTGGAGGGGCTTTCGGTTCTAAACTTTTCCCATATCCAGAAGATTATATAGCTGTATTCGCGGCGCTAACTTATAAGAGACCAGTTAAACTAATTAATACTAGAAGAGACGATATACTTTCAACATATCATTCTAGAGGGCAAATACATAAAGTTAAGGTTGGTGCTTCTAAGGATGGTAAAATAAATTCGATAATAGATGATTTAATCATTGACCTTGGTGCTGCTTGGCATGGTACATACTTAGCTGATATTCCAGCAACACTAATTACCGGTCCTTATGACATTAAGAATGCTAAAGTTAATGTGTTTGGTGTTTTAACAAACAAGACTCCTCTTGACCAATACAGAGGTGCTGGAAGACCTGAAGCGGCATTTGTTTATGAGAGAATAATGGATATTGTTGCCGATGAATTAAAGATTGATCCAATTGAATTGAGGAGAAAGAACCTAATTCAATCGACACCTTACAAGAATGTTATGGGTTTAACATATGATAGTGGTGATTATAATGCTTTACTTACTAAAGCTGAAAGTTATTATAGAGAAATGGAACAAAGAGCGGAAGAATTAAGAAAACAAGGAAGGAAAGTTGGTGTTGGTCTTTCATTTTATATCGAGCAAAATAACTTCGGCCCTTGGGAGAGTGCATCAGTTAGACTTCTTTCTAACGGAAAAGTTGAGGTTGTAATAGGTGCTGCACCTCACGGTCAAGGCACGGCGACTGGAATAGCTCAAATAGTGGCTGATGAATTAGAAATTAATATTGATGATGTTGAAGTCACGTGGGGTGATACTGATAAAATATCTAATGCATTTGGAACTTATGGTAGTAGAAGTCTAACATTGGCTGGTAATGCAGCACTTCTTGCAACTAGAAAATTAAAAGAAAATATAATGAAGTTAGCCGCACAATTCATGAAGAGTGATGTTGAAGAACTGCAATATAAAGACGGTAAAGTGTTTAACCCTAAGACTGGTAAGTCAATGACACTAAAAGAAATAGCCAGAAAAGTTACAAGCAATCTAGGTGGAGTTTGGAGGTATAAAGCTGAACCTACATTAGAGGCTACAGCATCTTTTGGGTTTGATAATTATACATTCCCGTATGGTTCACATATAGCTATGGTTGAAGTTACTGAAGAAGGAGTTATTAAAGTGTTAGACTATGTTGCTATAGATGATATTGGTGTTGTTGTTAATCCGATGTTAGCTGAAGGTCAAGTACATGGAGGGGTAATTCAGGGATTTGGAGAAACAGTTCTAGAGCAAATTGTTTATGATAATAACGGTAATTTATTAACATCAACCTTTGCAGACTACTTAATTCCATCAGCTATTGAATCATTTAATATGAAATGGTTCTACATGGAAATTGGTAAATCAAGCGCACCATTACCAGCAAAAGGAATAGGTGAAGGTGCTACAATAGGAGCTCCTCCAGCGTTAATTAGAGCTATAGAAAGGGCAATAGGTAAAAGATTAACTACCTTACCAATAAAAATGGAAGAATTAAGTAAATAA